A DNA window from Shewanella baltica contains the following coding sequences:
- a CDS encoding putative bifunctional diguanylate cyclase/phosphodiesterase, producing the protein MIRWQHLLKKLSTDDPVLQEKLSLWQAHPHKTPLALIQGFSFISANQATLGYFETEYDAFVNATPYDFSPRIQSSGRNSVEYAREMILEAIAGKNVEFNWLHLSQLGNELPTRVNLYRCYLQQQPVVLVEFQALNRRNQMREIITDGFAHIPKEILSTTLEESAEAVYITDSDDQILAVNKAMCRICGYSAEQLISKTPEFLELKSHHLGAETECQTALKQRGFWQGETWKKRSDGSNFPAWQSSRKIITEDGAHYNVNIFSDISTKKLLETQLTTRAMYDTLTGLPNRFHLKQILNTALEKLKTDPLALGALMFLDLNGFKNINDSFGHSMGDRVLQLVAARLEAGCIEKADIARMGGDEFTLVLQDCSCKDEIQLFAEQILSLFESPFEIEGQKFFLGTSIGIALFPTHSDKAGQLISLADTAMYCAKKSLPHLVFYDKAMSQAAELKLQLINSLRHAHSLKQFTLAYQAIVDLHTNQTIAAEALLRWQKSPTEYYDAADFVPLLEETGLIVSIGQWVLEQACVQAALWRAHNQADFRISVNVSPLQLEHLDFIDQVLNALDMANLPAEALILEITESALLRQPEQARLTLNRIKALGVSIAIDDFGTGLSSLSRLGTLPIDSVKIDAEFALRLNEVSGQKLCNAIVQLAQALDIHFVAEGIETQQQRDIMTDMGQGFAQGFLFGYPSSVDNFTQTFLTEKHIA; encoded by the coding sequence ATGATCAGATGGCAACACTTACTTAAGAAACTCAGTACGGATGATCCAGTACTGCAAGAAAAGCTGTCGCTCTGGCAAGCACATCCCCACAAAACTCCCTTAGCCTTAATTCAAGGCTTCAGCTTTATTAGCGCCAACCAAGCGACACTCGGTTATTTTGAGACTGAGTATGACGCCTTTGTGAATGCAACGCCCTATGACTTTTCTCCGAGAATTCAATCATCCGGCCGCAACAGTGTTGAATATGCGAGGGAAATGATCCTCGAAGCCATTGCAGGAAAGAATGTTGAATTTAACTGGCTACACTTGAGTCAACTCGGCAATGAACTGCCAACTCGAGTAAACCTTTATCGCTGCTATCTGCAGCAACAGCCCGTTGTGCTCGTGGAATTTCAAGCGCTCAATCGCCGTAATCAAATGCGCGAAATTATTACCGATGGCTTTGCCCATATTCCCAAAGAGATTTTGTCGACGACACTCGAGGAAAGTGCCGAAGCTGTGTATATCACAGACTCAGATGATCAGATTTTGGCCGTTAATAAAGCTATGTGCCGTATTTGCGGTTATAGCGCCGAGCAGCTTATCAGTAAAACCCCTGAATTTTTAGAGTTGAAAAGCCATCATTTAGGGGCAGAAACCGAGTGCCAAACTGCACTGAAGCAAAGGGGCTTTTGGCAGGGTGAAACCTGGAAGAAACGTTCAGATGGTAGCAATTTCCCTGCTTGGCAGAGTAGCCGTAAAATCATTACCGAAGATGGCGCTCACTATAATGTGAATATTTTCAGTGATATTAGCACGAAAAAGCTGCTCGAAACTCAGCTGACGACCCGTGCTATGTACGATACCTTGACTGGATTGCCTAACCGATTCCACCTTAAGCAGATCCTCAATACTGCCCTCGAAAAACTTAAAACCGATCCCCTCGCCCTTGGTGCGCTAATGTTTTTAGATCTCAATGGGTTTAAAAATATCAATGACAGCTTCGGCCACTCCATGGGCGATAGAGTATTACAACTCGTCGCAGCCAGACTCGAAGCCGGTTGTATCGAAAAAGCAGACATAGCCAGGATGGGCGGAGATGAGTTTACCTTAGTGCTGCAAGACTGCAGCTGCAAGGATGAAATCCAACTGTTTGCAGAACAGATACTCAGCTTATTTGAGAGCCCCTTTGAAATTGAAGGACAAAAGTTTTTCTTAGGCACAAGTATCGGCATTGCGCTATTTCCGACCCACAGTGATAAAGCGGGACAACTGATTAGCCTTGCAGATACAGCCATGTATTGTGCTAAAAAGAGCTTACCGCACCTCGTGTTTTACGATAAGGCTATGAGCCAAGCAGCAGAATTAAAGCTGCAGTTAATCAATAGCCTAAGGCATGCTCACAGCTTAAAACAATTCACTCTCGCCTATCAAGCCATAGTGGATTTACACACAAATCAAACGATAGCTGCTGAAGCCCTACTGCGCTGGCAAAAATCACCTACCGAGTATTATGACGCCGCCGATTTTGTTCCATTGCTGGAAGAGACAGGGTTAATTGTCAGTATTGGTCAATGGGTATTGGAACAGGCTTGCGTGCAAGCGGCACTATGGCGGGCACATAATCAGGCGGACTTTAGAATTTCAGTCAATGTGTCACCACTGCAATTGGAACACTTAGACTTTATCGACCAAGTACTTAACGCCTTGGACATGGCTAATTTACCTGCTGAAGCACTGATTTTAGAAATCACCGAATCGGCACTTTTACGCCAACCTGAACAAGCACGACTCACACTCAATCGCATCAAAGCCTTAGGTGTCAGCATTGCCATTGATGATTTTGGTACTGGGTTATCTTCACTCAGTCGCTTAGGCACTTTGCCCATAGATAGTGTAAAAATTGATGCCGAGTTTGCCCTACGTTTAAACGAAGTGTCAGGACAAAAGCTCTGTAATGCCATAGTGCAACTCGCGCAGGCACTCGATATTCACTTCGTCGCCGAAGGCATAGAGACTCAACAACAAAGGGACATAATGACAGACATGGGCCAAGGTTTTGCCCAAGGATTTCTTTTTGGCTACCCGAGTTCAGTCGATAACTTCACCCAAACCTTTCTTACGGAAAAACATATAGCTTAA
- a CDS encoding tRNA-uridine aminocarboxypropyltransferase translates to MSRHYCAICRYPQNACLCASVQPISPMTQLVVLQHPSEVEHKKNSVRVLSLVVAETQVYVGESEADFNGLREHLTACNKPIYLVYPSEQSVSVEQQPINPDCVLLLLDGTWRKAFKMLQLNPWLTQYPAVHLAEGYESRYRIRKSSRSDSLSTLEACAYMLSALDPRLDVQPLMTAFDAMVELRIKAMPSTVQARYQNSNKPNCETK, encoded by the coding sequence TTGTCCCGTCACTATTGTGCTATTTGTCGTTATCCCCAGAATGCTTGCCTGTGCGCGAGTGTTCAGCCTATTTCTCCAATGACTCAGTTGGTGGTTTTACAGCACCCGAGTGAAGTCGAGCATAAAAAAAATAGTGTGCGGGTATTGAGTCTTGTTGTTGCTGAAACGCAAGTTTATGTGGGCGAAAGCGAGGCCGACTTCAATGGTTTACGGGAACATTTAACGGCGTGTAATAAGCCGATTTATCTCGTCTATCCCTCTGAGCAAAGTGTGAGTGTTGAACAGCAGCCTATCAATCCAGATTGTGTATTGCTCTTACTCGATGGTACTTGGCGCAAGGCGTTTAAGATGTTGCAGCTGAATCCTTGGTTAACCCAGTATCCTGCGGTGCATTTGGCTGAAGGTTATGAGTCGCGCTACCGGATCCGTAAGTCGAGTCGTAGCGACAGTTTATCGACCTTAGAAGCTTGTGCTTATATGCTAAGCGCCCTTGATCCTCGGCTTGATGTTCAACCCTTAATGACGGCATTTGATGCTATGGTTGAACTGCGGATTAAGGCGATGCCGAGCACTGTGCAGGCTCGTTATCAGAACTCAAACAAACCTAACTGCGAGACTAAGTGA